From the Mauremys reevesii isolate NIE-2019 linkage group 19, ASM1616193v1, whole genome shotgun sequence genome, one window contains:
- the LOC120386731 gene encoding 40S ribosomal protein S2-like produces MSSGSFQIPVLIHWDGLGKSVSLAAIGDYNGHVGLGVKCSKEVATAIRGAIILAKLSIVPVRRGYWGNKTGKPHTVPCKVTGHCGSVLVRLIPAPHGTGIVSAPVPKKLLMVAGIDDCYTSARGCTATLGNFAKATFDAISKTYSYLTPDLWKETVFTKSPYQEFTDHLVKTHTRVSVQRTQAAAVATT; encoded by the exons ATGAGCAGCGGATCATTCCAG ATCCCAGTGTTAATCCATTGGGATGGTCTGGGCAAATCGGTGTCTCTTGCAGCTATTGGTGACTACAATGGTCATGTTGGCCTTGGTGTAAAGTGCTCCAAGGAAGTAGCCACTGCTATTCGTGGGGCAATCATCTTGGCTAAACTATCCATCGTACCAGTACGACGAGGCTACTGGGGTAACAAGACTGGCAAGCCTCATACTGTACCTTGCAAGGTTACTGGTCATTGTGGATCTGTTCTGGTGCGTCTGATCCCAGCACCCCATGGTACAGGAATTGTATCTGCCCCTGTTCCAAAGAAACTGCTGATGGTGGCTGGAATTGATGACTGCTATACTTCAGCTAGGGGTTGTACTGCTACACTGGGCAACTTTGCTAAAGCCACCTTTGATGCAATCTCCAAGACCTACAGTTATCTGACCCCTGACCTCTGGAAGGAGACTGTGTTCACCAAGTCTCCTTATCAGGAATTCACTGATCATCTGGTTAAGACCCACACCAGAGTTTCAGTGCAGAGAACCCAGGCGGCTGCTGTGGCAACTACTTAA